One stretch of Arachis hypogaea cultivar Tifrunner chromosome 20, arahy.Tifrunner.gnm2.J5K5, whole genome shotgun sequence DNA includes these proteins:
- the LOC112786777 gene encoding uncharacterized protein has product MDPSRRAPRSAIDPVPKFRQVGFFTPGAPPERSQSGPPDPTHSTPVSDVSQSANSLSPVMIPPPRHLSDNLVIHARPTLASPLRADSLAGGGVSSFGDFFPAPMSPATPASSSYSSRMAAGEGSFFERHGGGGDKGNNAGKVASSFPRGGFDLTAMKKVSGIGGGGGGGSGVGVPASELTTVSVVNDSLAIHEKEKANRGGGSAVEVKDQSTGSKQQKPKTTKAERRALQESQRAAKAAAKAEGNKASGAATSVNAKPAKAAKPTPKVDNAAVAASEKKGGDCPPEKDRKKDVPQPRMQYDDKSRVEKAKRRAVVKQTEARNRVELFRHLPQYEHGSQLPDLESKFFHLDPVHPAVYKVGLQYLSGDICGANARCIAMFQAFQEAIKDYRVPPEKTLVRDLTAKIGSYVSFLNECRPISISMGNAIRFLKSRIAKLPLTLSESEAKVSLQSDIERFISEKIVLANKVIVKHAVTKIRDGDVLLTYGSSSAVEMILLHAHELGKQFRVVVVDSRPKLRGQLLLRRLLEKGLSCEYTHINAVSYIMHEVTRVFLGASSVLSNGTVFSRVGTACVAMVAHAFRVPVIVCCEAYKFHERVQLDSICSNELGDPDIISNVRGREDVKYLDGWANVENLQLLNLIYDATPSDYVSMIVTDYGMVPPTSVPVIVREYGREQVWI; this is encoded by the exons ATGGATCCCTCTCGCCGAGCACCGCGCTCAGCGATCGACCCCGTCCCGAAGTTCCGCCAAGTCGGGTTCTTCACTCCTGGAGCCCCGCCCGAACGCTCTCAATCGGGTCCACCCGACCCGACCCACTCTACTCCCGTTTCCGACGTCTCACAATCCGCCAACTCGCTCTCTCCGGTCATGATCCCTCCGCCGCGCCACCTCTCCGACAATCTCGTCATCCACGCCCGCCCCACGCTTGCGTCCCCTCTCCGCGCAGATTCCCTCGCCGGTGGCGGAGTTAGCAGCTTCGGCGATTTCTTCCCCGCTCCGATGTCGCCGGCGACTCCAGCTTCTTCTTCGTACTCCAGCAGGATGGCCGCCGGCGAAGGGAGCTTCTTTGAGCGCCATGGTGGCGGAGGCGATAAGGGGAACAATGCCGGCAAAGTGGCGTCGTCATTTCCCCGCGGAGGATTCGACCTGACGGCGATGAAGAAGGTTAGTGGCAttggcggtggcggtggcggtggtagTGGCGTTGGTGTTCCGGCAAGTGAGCTGACCACCGTGTCCGTGGTGAATGATTCGCTAGCGATTCATG aaaaagagaaagcaaacaGAGGAGGAGGGTCAGCTGTGGAAGTAAAAGACCAATCTACTGGTTCAAAACAACAAAAACCAAAGACCACAAAAGCTGAAAGGCGAGCTCTTCAAGAATCTCAACGTGCCGCAAAGGCTGCTGCAAAAG CTGAAGGCAACAAGGCATCTGGAGCTGCAACTTCAGTGAATGCAAAACCAGCCAAAGCTGCCAAGCCCACACCAAAAGTTGATAATGCTGCAGTTGCAGCATCTGAGAAGAAGGGTGGTGATTGTCCTCCAGAAAAGGATAGAAAGAAGGATGTTCCTCAACCACGAATGCAATATGATGACAAGAGTCGAGTGGAGAAAGCTAAGCGACGAGCTGTGGTGAAACAAACTGAAGCTAGGAACAGAGTGGAGTTGTTCAGGCATTTACCACAATATGAACACGGAAGTCAGCTTCCAGATCTTGAGTCAAAGTTTTTTCATCTGGATCCTGTACATCCAGCTGTTTATAAG GTGGGTTTGCAGTATCTGTCTGGCGATATATGTGGTGCTAATGCTCGTTGTATTGCAATGTTTCAAGCATTTCAAGAAGCCATAAAAGACTATAGAGTTCCACCTGAGAAGACTCTTGTGAGAGACTTAACAGCAAAAATAGGTAGTTATGTTTCATTTCTAAATGAGTGTAGGCCTATTTCAATCAGCATGGGAAATGCAATTAGATTTCTCAAAAGTCGGATAGCCAAGCTACCTTTGACCCTGTCTGAGTCAGAAGCCAAAGTTTCTCTCCAGTCAGATATTGAGCGTTTTATAAGTGAGAAGATTGTACTTGCCAACAAGGTGATAGTCAAGCATGCTGTCACCAAAATAAGAGATGGTGATGTTCTTCTAACTTATGGATCATCATCGGCAGTTGAAATGATACTGTTACATGCACATGAATTGGGAAAACAGTTTCGTGTTGTTGTAGTTGATTCTCGTCCAAAGCTTAGAGGACAGCTTTTACTTCGGAGGCTTCTGGAGAAGGGTCTTAGCTGTGAATACACTCATATAAATGCTGTTTCATACATAATGCATGAAGTTACCCGAGTTTTTCTGGGTGCTTCGTCAGTGTTGTCTAATGGAACGGTATTTTCAAGGGTTGGGACTGCATGTGTTGCAATGGTTGCTCATGCGTTCCGTGTACCTGTCATAGTATGTTGTGAGGCCTATAAATTTCATGAAAGGGTACAGCTGGATTCGATATGCTCAAATGAACTTG GTGATCCAGATATAATTTCAAATGTTCGGGGTAGAGAGGATGTCAAATACTTGGATGGTTGGGCCAATGTTGAAAATCTACAACTTTTAAATCTGAT TTATGATGCAACACCTTCAGATTATGTTTCAATGATAGTCACAGATTATGGCATG GTGCCCCCCACAAGTGTTCCTGTAATTGTAAGAGAATATGGGAGAGAGCAGGTCTGGATTTAA
- the LOC112786519 gene encoding uncharacterized protein, translating into MEIPKLFNTVRFFFFFSLPHSPPSYSSTFLFSNITSSPSTIFFRLFHSPSSFLFSTPTSSSTMHSDIHNYATTCSNAALHLHSPSTHRYLYLNSYSYSYSYSNSYSSYRGRGRLSGEVSDIVALIREDGNDLGIRLNRMNLRLSNALVVEVLKVLAIERVSALRFFDWLKNNHAEICGDPEIGFLVVNNCGLLGNYEAMVPILNEFNLKRVPLRRNAFGFLRFLCLDKASAVECVTKMIGVLNEVGGACQSSGFRLLIEMLGVSRFVDIAKFVLGTMRRKVNHYNILISIMCKRDDCKGAEDLLNEMKRSGCDPNRLTYNLLISCLCKNGKFAEAFEMVKTMEKECGRPDASTFDILINLSCKHHQFDLVSKLLDEMTLKGIEPCVSTHAAVIKCYFASGKYAEAHEYVVGTTIKRSFSSNANYSLLADLHLKTGNVLLAQKILFEMMDKGLKPNFPVYMKIRKRLQKKNEMDLSMELSRRYLHLIEK; encoded by the coding sequence ATGGAAATTCCTAAATTGTTCAACACCGTtaggtttttcttcttcttctcacttcCTCACTCTCCTCCTTCTTATTCTTCCACCTTTCTCTTCTCCAATATCACTTCTTCTCCTTCCACAATTTTCTTCCGCCTTTTCCACTCTCCAAGTTCCTTCCTTTTCTCTACTCCGACCTCTTCTTCTACTATGCACTCTGATATTCACAACTATGCCACCACATGCTCCAACGCTGCTCTTCACTTGCATTCACCTTCCACTCATAGGTATTTATATTTGAATTCGTATTCGTATTCGTATTCGTATTCGAACTCTTATTCTTCTTACCGTGGTCGTGGTAGACTATCTGGTGAAGTTTCTGATATTGTTGCCTTGATTCGTGAGGATGGGAATGATTTAGGGATTAGGTTAAATAGGATGAACTTGCGTTTGTCTAATGCTTTGGTTGTTGAGGTTTTGAAGGTCTTGGCAATTGAGAGAGTTTCAGCATTGAGGTTCTTTGATTGGCTGAAAAACAACCATGCTGAGATTTGTGGCGATCCGGAGATAGGTTTCTTGGTTGTTAATAACTGTGGTCTCTTGGGAAATTATGAAGCTATGGTTCCAATTTTGAATGAATTTAACCTTAAAAGGGTGCCCTTGAGACGAAATGCTTTTGGATTCTTGCGGTTTTTGTGTTTGGACAAGGCTTCTGCAGTTGAATGTGTAACGAAAATGATTGGTGTGCTAAATGAGGTTGGTGGGGCATGTCAAAGTTCTGGTTTTCGGTTATTGATAGAGATGTTGGGTGTTTCGAGGTTTGTTGATATAGCTAAATTTGTTTTAGGAACAAtgagaaggaaggtgaatcactATAATATCTTAATAAGTATAATGTGCAAGAGAGATGATTGCAAAGGAGCAGAGGATTTGTTAAACGAGATGAAGAGAAGTGGTTGTGATCCAAACAGACTTACTTATAATTTGTTGATTAGTTGTCTATGCAAGAATGGTAAATTTGCAGAAGCTTTTGAAATGGTTAAAACTATGGAAAAAGAGTGTGGTAGACCTGATGCAAGCACCTTTGATATTCTTATTAACTTATCATGTAAACATCACCAGTTTGATTTAGTTTCAAAACTTCTTGATGAAATGACGCTGAAGGGTATTGAACCTTGTGTTTCAACTCATGCTGCAGTAATAAAGTGTTATTTTGCTTCAGGAAAATATGCGGAAGCGCATGAATACGTCGTTGGTACTACCATTAAGCGGAGTTTTTCCAGCAATGCAAACTACAGCTTACTTGCTGACCTTCATTTGAAGACAGGAAATGTTCTACTTGCGCAGAAGATTCTCTTTGAGATGATGGATAAGGGTCTTAAACCAAATTTTCCAGTGTACATGAAGATAAGGAAGCGTcttcaaaagaaaaatgaaatggatTTGTCTATGGAATTATCAAGAAGATACTTGCACTTGATTGAAAAATGA